One Chordicoccus furentiruminis DNA window includes the following coding sequences:
- a CDS encoding mannitol dehydrogenase family protein, producing MILSDEGLKDKAQWEKAGIVLPSYNVRGVTEKAIRAPRWVHFGIGNIFRIFIGGIADDLIERGLLDRGLTCVETFDYEIVDKIYRPFDNLGLSVILNGDGTRDVRVIASLAEAVKADCHDAVQWNRLKEVFSSPDLQIVSFTITEKGYALKKSDGTYFPFIQNDIENGPEKATSAVAIVTSMLYTRFQNGKKPLALVSMDNCSQNGKKLRDAVLTMVDEWQKKGFVGDDFVSYVQDEQTVAFPWTMIDKITPRPSEAIADDLEKMGVENMQPVITSKKTFIAPFANAEKPQYLVIEDHFPNGRPALEEGQGVYLTDRKTVNLAERMKVTACLNPVHSALGPIGVVLGEPLFAHMLNHNPDAMKMAQMVEAEGIAMVEDPKILSPKAFADELFRDRFVNEYLGDTNLRLSVDVSQMVGIRFGETIKAYVAKYGSAEKLTAIPLGIAGWLRYLLAVDDNGSRFELAPDPMNEELTDALMGIVVGKSETFTDQLRPILSNERIFFIDLYKAGVGDKVEAMFREMLAGPGAVRDTIHRYVG from the coding sequence ATGATCCTGTCAGATGAAGGTTTAAAAGACAAGGCACAATGGGAAAAAGCCGGCATCGTCCTGCCGTCCTATAATGTCCGGGGCGTGACAGAGAAGGCCATCCGCGCGCCCAGATGGGTGCATTTCGGCATCGGCAACATCTTCCGGATCTTCATCGGAGGCATTGCGGATGACCTGATCGAGAGAGGCCTTCTGGACCGGGGCCTCACCTGCGTGGAGACGTTCGACTACGAGATCGTCGACAAAATCTACAGGCCGTTCGACAACCTGGGCCTGAGTGTGATCTTAAACGGAGACGGGACCCGCGATGTCCGCGTGATCGCATCCCTCGCTGAAGCGGTCAAAGCAGACTGCCATGATGCGGTCCAGTGGAATCGCCTGAAGGAGGTTTTCTCAAGCCCCGACCTTCAGATCGTCTCCTTCACGATCACGGAGAAAGGATACGCGCTGAAAAAGTCAGATGGCACCTATTTTCCATTCATTCAGAACGACATCGAAAACGGTCCGGAAAAGGCAACCAGTGCGGTCGCGATTGTGACCTCTATGCTCTACACCCGCTTCCAGAACGGAAAGAAACCGCTTGCGCTCGTCTCGATGGACAACTGCTCCCAGAATGGAAAGAAACTGAGAGATGCCGTCCTCACGATGGTCGATGAGTGGCAGAAGAAGGGATTCGTCGGAGACGATTTCGTATCCTACGTGCAGGATGAACAGACAGTTGCATTTCCATGGACGATGATCGACAAAATCACACCGCGCCCGAGCGAGGCAATCGCGGATGATCTTGAGAAAATGGGTGTCGAAAACATGCAGCCTGTCATCACGTCAAAGAAGACTTTCATCGCGCCATTCGCAAATGCCGAGAAGCCGCAGTACCTGGTGATCGAGGACCACTTCCCGAACGGACGGCCGGCTCTTGAAGAAGGCCAGGGAGTCTATCTGACGGACCGGAAGACTGTCAACCTCGCGGAGCGGATGAAAGTCACGGCCTGCCTCAATCCAGTGCATTCCGCGCTCGGTCCGATCGGCGTGGTGCTCGGTGAGCCGCTGTTCGCGCATATGCTGAATCACAATCCGGACGCGATGAAGATGGCGCAGATGGTGGAGGCAGAAGGCATCGCGATGGTCGAGGACCCGAAGATCCTCTCACCGAAAGCATTTGCAGACGAACTGTTCCGCGACCGCTTCGTAAATGAATATCTGGGCGACACCAACCTCCGTCTGTCTGTCGACGTCTCGCAGATGGTCGGGATCCGTTTCGGCGAGACGATCAAGGCCTATGTCGCGAAATATGGCAGCGCCGAAAAACTGACCGCCATCCCGCTCGGCATCGCCGGCTGGCTCCGCTATCTGCTCGCAGTCGACGATAACGGCAGCCGCTTCGAGCTCGCGCCCGATCCAATGAACGAGGAGCTGACAGACGCCCTCATGGGGATCGTGGTCGGAAAATCGGAGACGTTCACGGACCAGCTCCGTCCGATCCTTTCCAACGAGCGTATTTTCTTCATCGATCTCTACAAAGCCGGGGTCGGTGACAAGGTGGAAGCGATGTTTCGGGAAATGCTCGCGGGGCCCGGAGCCGTGCGGGATACGATTCACCGGTACGTGGGGTAA
- a CDS encoding IS110 family RNA-guided transposase, whose amino-acid sequence MAFKIFRFNCCGLDVHKTWIFACIGLTDANGRTEYKEKMFSSFSRGLRDLAAWLASYNCTDVCMESAGKYWIPVFNVLEKTCNVILAHPKYTKPQKGNKTDRKDAKWICDLFMCDMIKPSFIPPAEIRHLRDLVRYRFKLTNMLTGEKNRAQNCLTVSNLKLDDVFSDVFGKSSRSITEYILAHPGETFDVTPFVDRRCKTPIEEIQAAVDGAVSPEQAIKLRQCLDHIDELEKHKAEMEREILRVSDPYLDALELIRTVPGFDKNPFTAIQILSEIGGDMSVFPTDKHLVSWAGCCPRNDQSNFKIKSTRISRAGSYLKPVLVQVANALIKSKKHPEITERYRRIKSHRGHKKAIIAVCRMLLTAIWHILTDLKPYTAEGYLAPRPVKTEKILTTSQALNLLKLRGYVIKDDLPVTAS is encoded by the coding sequence TTGGCTTTTAAAATCTTTCGTTTTAACTGCTGTGGCCTTGATGTCCACAAGACCTGGATCTTTGCCTGCATTGGACTCACGGATGCAAACGGCCGGACAGAATATAAGGAAAAGATGTTTTCCTCTTTCTCCAGAGGTCTGCGGGATCTCGCCGCATGGCTCGCCTCTTACAACTGTACCGATGTATGCATGGAATCTGCCGGCAAGTACTGGATCCCGGTATTCAATGTCCTTGAAAAGACATGCAACGTGATACTTGCTCACCCTAAGTACACCAAACCACAAAAAGGGAATAAGACCGACCGTAAGGACGCGAAGTGGATATGCGATCTGTTCATGTGCGACATGATCAAGCCTTCCTTTATCCCACCCGCCGAGATTCGTCATCTTCGGGATTTAGTGCGGTACCGGTTCAAACTCACCAACATGCTGACAGGTGAGAAGAACCGTGCACAGAATTGTCTGACTGTATCAAACCTCAAACTTGACGATGTCTTCAGCGACGTGTTCGGGAAGTCTTCCAGATCGATTACGGAATACATCCTCGCCCATCCCGGTGAAACCTTTGATGTCACTCCTTTTGTGGATAGAAGATGCAAGACCCCAATTGAAGAAATCCAAGCCGCTGTTGACGGCGCTGTCTCTCCAGAACAGGCTATAAAGCTTCGTCAGTGTCTGGACCACATCGATGAGTTGGAAAAGCACAAGGCAGAAATGGAACGGGAAATCCTTCGCGTTTCTGATCCGTACCTTGACGCTCTCGAACTGATCCGCACTGTCCCCGGTTTCGACAAAAACCCTTTTACGGCGATTCAGATTCTCTCTGAGATTGGCGGCGACATGTCTGTGTTCCCGACAGACAAACATCTTGTTTCCTGGGCAGGATGCTGTCCCCGTAACGATCAAAGCAATTTCAAGATCAAATCCACTCGGATTTCCCGTGCTGGTTCCTATCTTAAACCAGTTTTGGTGCAAGTTGCAAATGCTTTGATCAAATCGAAGAAACATCCGGAGATCACAGAACGTTACCGCCGTATCAAATCCCACCGCGGGCACAAGAAAGCCATCATCGCTGTCTGCCGTATGCTCCTGACCGCTATCTGGCACATACTGACAGATCTGAAGCCGTATACAGCTGAAGGGTATCTTGCTCCGCGGCCTGTGAAGACAGAAAAGATTCTCACTACTTCGCAGGCACTTAATCTGCTGAAGCTCAGAGGCTACGTCATCAAAGACGATCTGCCCGTCACTGCTTCCTGA
- a CDS encoding glycosyltransferase family 2 protein, producing MVDQLYIVVPAYNEAANIENLVKDWYPVVEQHDGGGASRLVVVNDGSKDDTYEILLKLAKDRPMLQPLTKKNGGHGPAVLFGYRYAVEKGADFIFQTDSDGQTNPDEFEAFWDKRYEYDAQFGNRTVRGDGQQRAFVEKTLCRLLKHYFKVTIPDSNAPFRLMTRDYVEEYIQKMPADYNLPNVMLTTFGNYYHRKIRFIPISFRPRQGGVNSINVKKIVKIGRRALKDFRNFREEMGA from the coding sequence ATGGTTGATCAGCTTTATATCGTGGTTCCGGCCTATAACGAGGCTGCAAATATTGAGAATCTGGTAAAAGACTGGTACCCCGTCGTGGAACAGCATGACGGGGGCGGGGCGTCAAGACTTGTTGTCGTGAATGACGGGAGCAAAGATGATACCTATGAGATACTTCTGAAACTCGCCAAGGACAGGCCTATGCTTCAGCCACTTACAAAGAAAAACGGCGGTCATGGCCCGGCCGTGCTGTTCGGCTACCGCTATGCGGTTGAAAAAGGAGCCGATTTTATCTTTCAGACCGATTCGGACGGCCAGACCAATCCGGACGAATTTGAGGCATTCTGGGATAAACGGTATGAGTATGACGCACAGTTCGGGAACCGCACGGTGCGTGGTGACGGGCAGCAGAGGGCGTTCGTCGAGAAAACGCTCTGCCGGCTTCTGAAGCATTACTTCAAGGTGACCATACCGGATTCAAATGCACCGTTCCGACTGATGACAAGAGATTATGTCGAAGAATACATTCAGAAAATGCCGGCTGATTATAATCTCCCCAATGTCATGCTGACGACGTTCGGGAACTATTACCACAGGAAGATCCGCTTTATTCCGATCTCCTTCAGGCCCCGCCAGGGCGGCGTCAATTCGATCAACGTGAAGAAAATCGTGAAGATCGGACGCCGGGCCCTGAAGGATTTCAGAAATTTCCGGGAAGAGATGGGCGCTTGA
- the gcvT gene encoding glycine cleavage system aminomethyltransferase GcvT produces MELKKTPLYDAHVAAGGKMVEFGGYCMPVQYRTGVIREHMAVREDCGLFDVSHMGEILVDGPDAVANLNELLTNDYTEMDVGQVRYSPMCNENGGTVDDLIVYKFGPGHYFVVVNAANKDKDFEWMTVHRFGNCTMQDISSSVAQLALQGPKAETILKRLTAEENIPKKYYTALRDRPVGPYSCVISRTGYTGSDGFEFYIASDHAVDLWNLLLETGKDDGLIPCGLGARDTLRLEAGMPLYGHELSDSISPLVAGLGMFVKMEKPSFIGKVALEKAGKPTERRVGLKVTGRGIAREHQGVWADGRQIGETTSGTMGPYVGYPCAMAIVDIAFQEPGMQVEVDVRGRRVAAEVVKLPFYKKNG; encoded by the coding sequence ATGGAACTGAAGAAGACGCCGCTTTATGACGCGCATGTGGCAGCGGGCGGGAAGATGGTGGAATTCGGCGGCTACTGTATGCCGGTTCAGTACAGGACGGGCGTGATCCGGGAGCATATGGCTGTGCGTGAGGACTGCGGGCTCTTCGATGTCTCCCATATGGGGGAAATTCTTGTGGACGGCCCGGACGCGGTGGCGAACCTGAACGAGCTTTTGACGAATGATTATACGGAGATGGATGTCGGCCAGGTACGTTACAGCCCGATGTGCAACGAGAATGGCGGCACGGTGGACGATCTCATCGTGTACAAGTTCGGGCCGGGCCACTATTTTGTCGTCGTCAACGCGGCCAACAAGGACAAGGATTTCGAGTGGATGACAGTGCACCGTTTCGGAAACTGCACGATGCAGGATATTTCATCCTCCGTGGCGCAGCTCGCCTTGCAGGGGCCGAAGGCAGAGACGATTCTGAAGCGGCTGACCGCGGAGGAGAACATCCCGAAGAAGTACTACACAGCTCTCCGGGACCGTCCGGTCGGGCCATACAGCTGTGTGATTTCGCGCACAGGCTACACAGGATCAGACGGGTTTGAGTTCTACATTGCCTCTGACCACGCAGTTGATCTCTGGAATCTTCTTCTTGAGACGGGAAAGGACGACGGGCTGATCCCGTGCGGACTCGGTGCCCGCGACACGCTTCGTCTGGAAGCCGGCATGCCTCTCTACGGGCATGAACTTTCGGACAGTATCTCTCCGCTTGTGGCTGGCCTTGGGATGTTCGTTAAGATGGAGAAGCCATCGTTTATCGGAAAGGTGGCGCTTGAGAAGGCAGGGAAGCCGACAGAGCGGCGTGTGGGACTTAAAGTCACGGGACGCGGCATCGCCCGTGAGCACCAGGGCGTCTGGGCCGATGGACGGCAGATCGGCGAGACGACATCCGGCACGATGGGACCGTACGTCGGGTATCCCTGCGCGATGGCGATTGTCGATATCGCGTTCCAGGAGCCGGGGATGCAGGTCGAGGTGGACGTCAGAGGAAGACGCGTCGCGGCGGAGGTCGTGAAGCTGCCGTTCTACAAGAAGAATGGTTGA
- the gcvH gene encoding glycine cleavage system protein GcvH, whose translation MNIPEELKYTRTHEWVKTEDGEAVIGITDYAQDALGDLVFVNLPEEGDDVTKGEAFADVESVKAVSDVISPVTGSVSAVHEELADEPQKMNEDPYGAWFIRVKDITDTEELLSAEEYAAFVKEEQEKAD comes from the coding sequence ATGAACATTCCGGAAGAGCTGAAGTACACGAGAACGCATGAGTGGGTGAAGACGGAAGACGGTGAGGCAGTGATCGGTATCACGGACTACGCGCAGGACGCGCTCGGGGACCTTGTCTTCGTCAATCTGCCGGAGGAAGGTGATGACGTGACGAAGGGCGAGGCATTTGCGGACGTTGAGTCGGTCAAGGCGGTCTCCGACGTGATCTCGCCGGTGACGGGAAGTGTGAGTGCGGTGCATGAGGAGCTGGCGGACGAGCCTCAGAAGATGAATGAGGATCCGTACGGCGCCTGGTTCATCCGGGTGAAGGACATCACCGATACCGAGGAGCTGCTTTCGGCAGAGGAGTACGCAGCGTTTGTGAAGGAAGAGCAGGAAAAGGCGGACTGA
- the gcvPA gene encoding aminomethyl-transferring glycine dehydrogenase subunit GcvPA, with amino-acid sequence MGDYVPVTKEEQQEMLKTCGLEKMSDLYRDIPDEARLKKTLDLPEGKSELEVRRVLGGLAARNHIFPTIFRGAGAYRHYIPAIVDQVTDQEESLRTAYTPYQAEISQGVLQAIFEYQTDICELTGMDASNACVYDGATAAAEGCAMCRDRRRTKILAAATVDPKVLSVVKTYSFGSGAQVEVIPEKDGVLDQDALIKALTPDVACLLLQSPDYYGNIEEVRAIADAVHAAKAKIVLSMNPIAMAVLETPGEAGVDVAVGEGQPLGLPLGFGGPYVGFMATTAKMMRHLPGRIVGETTDVDGKRGYVLTLQAREQHIRREKASSNICSNEAFCALKISAYLAAMGPEGLREAAVQCSSKAHYLQGVLAEAGVKPVYDKPFFHEFVTDCPDAGKLLRALEEKDILGGLPLSDRRILWCATEMNTKDEMDLTASVAKEVFGS; translated from the coding sequence ATGGGAGACTATGTGCCGGTCACAAAAGAAGAGCAGCAGGAGATGCTGAAGACTTGTGGCCTTGAGAAGATGTCTGACCTCTACCGGGACATTCCGGACGAGGCGCGCCTTAAAAAAACACTCGATCTTCCGGAGGGGAAGAGCGAACTGGAGGTGCGGCGTGTGCTTGGAGGTCTTGCCGCGCGGAACCACATCTTTCCGACGATTTTCCGCGGGGCGGGGGCATACCGCCACTATATTCCGGCGATCGTTGATCAAGTAACGGACCAGGAGGAATCGCTTCGGACCGCGTATACGCCGTACCAGGCGGAGATCAGCCAGGGCGTGCTGCAGGCGATTTTTGAGTACCAGACTGATATCTGTGAGCTGACCGGCATGGACGCGTCCAACGCGTGCGTCTACGACGGTGCGACCGCTGCCGCAGAAGGCTGCGCGATGTGCCGTGACCGGAGGCGCACGAAGATCCTGGCGGCCGCGACGGTGGACCCGAAGGTACTCTCGGTCGTGAAGACGTACAGTTTCGGATCGGGTGCTCAGGTGGAGGTGATTCCGGAGAAGGACGGCGTGCTCGATCAGGATGCACTGATAAAGGCACTGACGCCGGACGTGGCCTGTCTTCTCCTGCAGTCACCCGATTATTACGGAAATATCGAGGAGGTCCGCGCGATTGCGGATGCGGTGCATGCGGCAAAGGCAAAGATCGTGCTCAGCATGAACCCGATCGCGATGGCCGTGCTCGAGACGCCGGGAGAAGCCGGAGTGGACGTGGCCGTGGGCGAAGGTCAGCCGCTTGGCCTTCCGCTCGGGTTCGGCGGCCCGTATGTCGGGTTTATGGCGACGACGGCGAAGATGATGCGTCATCTGCCGGGCCGGATCGTCGGCGAGACGACGGATGTCGACGGAAAGCGGGGCTACGTGCTCACACTTCAGGCCCGTGAGCAGCATATCCGCCGGGAGAAGGCGAGTTCCAATATCTGCTCGAATGAAGCGTTCTGTGCGCTGAAGATTTCAGCTTATCTGGCTGCGATGGGACCGGAAGGACTTCGCGAGGCAGCCGTCCAGTGCAGTTCGAAGGCGCATTATCTTCAAGGCGTGCTCGCGGAAGCAGGCGTGAAACCCGTCTATGATAAGCCGTTCTTCCATGAGTTTGTGACGGACTGCCCGGATGCTGGAAAACTTCTCCGGGCGCTTGAGGAGAAAGATATTCTCGGAGGTCTGCCATTATCGGATAGAAGAATCTTATGGTGCGCGACCGAGATGAATACAAAGGACGAGATGGATCTGACCGCGTCTGTCGCAAAGGAGGTGTTCGGATCATGA
- the gcvPB gene encoding aminomethyl-transferring glycine dehydrogenase subunit GcvPB codes for MKLVFERSRSGRGTAYLPALDVPEVLPDSPERGKPLRLPELPEIEVDRHYTELAREAYGVNDGFYPLGSCTMKYNPAIDEAVASLTGFKDIHPQQPGETVQGSLELIHETEHALCEITGVDSFSLQPAAGAHGEFTGMLLIKAYHTSRGDTKRTKIIVPDSAHGTNPASAAMAGFEVVSIASDEHGCVDLDALRAAVGEDTAGLMLTNPNTVGLFDPHILDITKIVHDAGGLCYYDGANLNAIMGIARPGDMGFDVVHLNLHKTFATPHGGGGPGSGPSGCKAFLAPFLPGTRTEELPEGTFTEVRGAESVGDVRSQRGNFLVVVKAYAYILSLGREGVAHTAESAVLDANYMMAKLKDYYPMAYDTICMHEFVMTLEKMKHEIGVSALDVAKALLDEGIHPPTMYFPLIVHEALMVEPTESETKETLDAAVDVLIRIHDEAYRDPEKMHRMPYHTPVRRLDEVKAARTPVIRYNFGEG; via the coding sequence ATGAAGCTGGTATTTGAGCGAAGCAGGTCAGGACGGGGCACAGCCTATCTTCCCGCGCTGGACGTACCGGAGGTTCTGCCGGACAGTCCGGAGCGCGGAAAGCCTCTCCGGCTGCCGGAGCTGCCGGAGATCGAGGTCGACCGGCACTACACGGAGCTGGCGCGTGAGGCCTACGGCGTGAACGACGGTTTCTATCCGCTCGGTTCCTGCACGATGAAATACAACCCGGCGATCGATGAGGCTGTGGCGTCTCTTACGGGATTCAAGGATATTCATCCGCAGCAGCCGGGGGAGACAGTGCAGGGCAGTCTTGAGCTGATCCATGAGACTGAGCATGCGCTCTGCGAGATCACAGGTGTGGATTCGTTTTCGCTTCAGCCTGCGGCAGGTGCTCACGGAGAATTCACGGGGATGCTGCTGATCAAGGCTTATCATACCTCCCGCGGGGACACGAAGCGGACGAAGATCATCGTGCCGGACTCTGCGCACGGGACGAACCCGGCGAGCGCGGCGATGGCAGGGTTTGAGGTCGTGAGCATCGCATCGGATGAGCACGGCTGCGTCGATCTCGATGCTTTAAGAGCGGCTGTCGGGGAGGACACCGCGGGTCTTATGCTCACAAACCCGAACACGGTCGGCCTTTTTGATCCGCATATTCTGGATATCACGAAGATTGTGCATGACGCGGGCGGCCTCTGCTACTACGACGGGGCGAATCTGAATGCGATCATGGGTATCGCCCGCCCGGGCGACATGGGCTTCGACGTCGTGCACCTTAATCTTCATAAGACGTTCGCCACGCCGCACGGCGGCGGAGGTCCGGGCAGCGGGCCGAGCGGATGCAAGGCGTTCCTTGCTCCGTTCCTCCCGGGAACAAGGACGGAGGAGTTGCCGGAAGGAACCTTTACTGAGGTTAGAGGCGCTGAGAGCGTCGGGGACGTCCGCTCGCAGCGGGGCAACTTCCTTGTCGTCGTGAAGGCATACGCCTACATCCTGTCCCTCGGAAGGGAGGGCGTGGCGCATACCGCAGAGAGCGCGGTACTCGATGCCAACTATATGATGGCCAAGCTTAAAGATTATTATCCGATGGCGTATGACACGATCTGCATGCACGAATTCGTGATGACGCTCGAGAAGATGAAACACGAGATCGGTGTCAGCGCACTCGATGTGGCGAAGGCACTTCTTGATGAGGGGATCCATCCGCCGACCATGTATTTCCCGTTGATTGTACATGAGGCACTGATGGTGGAACCGACCGAGAGCGAGACGAAGGAGACGCTGGACGCAGCCGTCGACGTGCTGATCCGGATCCACGATGAGGCGTACCGCGATCCGGAGAAGATGCACAGGATGCCGTATCACACGCCGGTCCGGCGGCTTGACGAGGTGAAGGCGGCCCGGACGCCGGTGATCCGGTATAATTTCGGAGAAGGCTGA
- a CDS encoding lipoate--protein ligase → MVTELAMIETKNTDPRHNLALERYLTMHTEEGECILYLWQNRKTVVIGRNQNAWKECRVDALTRDGGFLVRRLSGGGAVFHDLGNLNFTFCVRKADYDLPRQLEVILRAVRKLDIHAEKTGRNDITVDGRKLSGNAFFESGDFCYHHGTIMLSVDTDQMTRYLNVPEDKLRSKGVASVRARVVNLVELCPGITVPSLSEKLRESFGEVYGLPVETVTEADADSREVTEWTERFSSWDWIYGRRIPFTNELKWRFSWGNADLAVKVNGGRIEACRIWSDAMEQEKILAAQEALTGCRYDPAEIAETLRYVPELQGAPGMRDDLIALSEVLCS, encoded by the coding sequence ATGGTCACAGAACTTGCGATGATTGAGACGAAGAATACGGACCCGCGTCACAACCTGGCGCTCGAGCGGTACCTGACCATGCACACGGAAGAGGGCGAGTGCATTCTCTACCTCTGGCAGAACCGGAAGACGGTCGTGATCGGGCGGAATCAGAACGCCTGGAAGGAGTGCCGGGTCGACGCGCTTACGCGCGACGGAGGATTTCTGGTCCGCCGTCTCTCGGGTGGCGGCGCGGTCTTTCATGATCTCGGGAACCTCAATTTCACTTTCTGTGTCCGGAAGGCGGATTACGACCTTCCGCGGCAGCTCGAGGTGATTCTCCGGGCGGTCCGGAAACTGGACATTCACGCGGAGAAGACCGGGCGCAACGATATCACGGTCGACGGGCGGAAACTTTCGGGGAATGCATTTTTCGAAAGCGGTGATTTCTGCTATCACCACGGGACGATCATGCTGAGCGTCGACACAGACCAGATGACCCGGTACCTCAACGTCCCGGAGGACAAGCTGCGCTCGAAGGGCGTTGCGTCCGTCCGCGCGCGTGTCGTGAACCTTGTGGAACTCTGCCCTGGGATCACGGTGCCGTCACTTTCGGAGAAGCTCCGCGAATCGTTCGGCGAGGTGTACGGTTTGCCGGTGGAGACAGTGACGGAAGCGGACGCGGACAGCCGGGAGGTGACGGAGTGGACAGAGCGGTTTTCGTCCTGGGATTGGATATATGGCCGCCGGATCCCGTTCACCAATGAGCTCAAGTGGCGCTTCTCCTGGGGAAATGCAGACCTCGCCGTGAAGGTAAACGGGGGCAGGATTGAAGCGTGCCGGATCTGGTCGGATGCGATGGAGCAGGAGAAAATTTTGGCGGCGCAGGAAGCGCTGACTGGGTGCCGGTATGACCCGGCGGAGATAGCGGAGACGCTTCGGTATGTCCCGGAACTTCAGGGGGCGCCCGGGATGCGGGATGACCTGATTGCTCTTTCGGAAGTGCTTTGCTCCTAA
- a CDS encoding dihydrolipoyl dehydrogenase family protein: MSERERFDLVVIGAGPGGYEAAFEASRLGMTVALIEKEALGGTCLNHGCIPTKSLLHAADLYDEMKRADRFGIHANAVTYDLKAMKERKDDVVLALRDGIAATAKQKKVTVLTGVGVIEGPHTVRVGDEEIEARFILIATGSRAFVPPIPGADLPGVVTSDGLLEQTEPCRRLVIIGGGVIGVEFASLYSRLGAEVTVMEALPRVLSNMDSELSQSLKMQLKKRGVRVLTSARVEEIRRTEEGLTVLYEEKGIRSEQGADRVLIAVGRRPYTEGLFGEHTERPAAERGRILTDEYGRTSVPSLYACGDVTGGVMLAHAAAAEGRNAAAHMRWVLDRERAAGGNREEGAADADSLPESALRTEEELKRSLIDTSVVPSCVYTSPEIASVGLTAAQAKEQGIRTVTKKYVMTANGRTVLSGGERGFIRLVCAGEDGRLLGAQLFCGRAADIAGELADAVVNGLTAGDLGRVIRPHPTFCEAVTEAARS, encoded by the coding sequence ATGAGTGAAAGAGAAAGATTTGATCTGGTCGTGATCGGCGCAGGGCCTGGTGGTTATGAAGCAGCATTTGAGGCCTCGCGCCTCGGGATGACCGTTGCCCTGATTGAAAAAGAAGCGCTCGGCGGAACGTGCCTCAACCACGGCTGTATTCCGACAAAATCACTGCTGCACGCGGCCGATCTTTACGATGAGATGAAAAGAGCGGATCGGTTCGGGATTCACGCGAACGCGGTCACATACGACCTGAAGGCGATGAAGGAACGGAAGGACGACGTGGTCCTTGCACTTCGGGACGGGATCGCGGCGACCGCGAAACAGAAGAAAGTGACTGTGCTGACAGGCGTCGGAGTGATCGAGGGACCGCATACGGTCCGCGTGGGTGATGAGGAGATCGAAGCCCGTTTTATCCTGATCGCCACCGGTTCCCGGGCCTTCGTCCCGCCGATTCCGGGGGCGGATCTTCCGGGTGTGGTGACAAGCGACGGGCTGCTGGAGCAGACGGAGCCCTGCCGGAGGCTTGTGATCATCGGCGGCGGAGTGATCGGAGTGGAATTCGCGTCGCTCTACAGCCGTCTGGGAGCGGAGGTGACGGTGATGGAGGCGCTGCCGCGCGTTCTTTCGAACATGGACAGCGAGCTCTCCCAGAGTCTTAAGATGCAGCTGAAGAAGCGCGGCGTCCGCGTGCTGACTTCTGCGCGGGTGGAGGAGATTCGCCGGACGGAGGAGGGGCTGACCGTATTGTACGAGGAAAAGGGAATCCGGAGCGAGCAGGGCGCCGACCGGGTGCTCATCGCAGTGGGGCGCAGGCCGTACACAGAAGGACTCTTCGGGGAACACACGGAGAGACCGGCGGCGGAGCGCGGACGGATTCTCACCGATGAATACGGGCGGACCAGCGTGCCGTCGCTGTATGCCTGCGGCGATGTCACCGGCGGCGTCATGCTCGCCCACGCGGCGGCGGCGGAAGGCCGGAACGCGGCGGCTCATATGCGATGGGTGCTTGACCGGGAGCGGGCGGCAGGCGGAAACCGGGAGGAAGGCGCGGCGGATGCGGACAGCCTGCCGGAAAGCGCGCTCCGGACCGAAGAGGAGCTGAAGAGGAGTCTCATTGATACATCGGTGGTTCCTTCCTGCGTCTATACAAGTCCGGAGATCGCTTCCGTGGGGCTGACGGCGGCTCAGGCGAAGGAACAGGGCATCAGGACGGTGACAAAAAAATATGTGATGACCGCCAACGGACGCACGGTCCTTTCGGGCGGGGAACGAGGCTTTATCCGGCTGGTGTGCGCCGGGGAGGACGGCCGGCTGCTGGGCGCACAGCTCTTCTGCGGGCGGGCGGCGGACATTGCGGGTGAGCTGGCGGACGCGGTGGTGAACGGCCTTACGGCCGGAGATCTGGGACGCGTGATCCGTCCTCATCCCACCTTCTGCGAGGCGGTCACGGAGGCGGCGCGGAGCTGA